A region of Myxococcus stipitatus DSM 14675 DNA encodes the following proteins:
- a CDS encoding chloride channel protein yields the protein MTRRFHHSVGDFLRSLTGMEKRFWLLVVAVGLIAGLGAAGLLKVLRFTQELFWRSEAEDFLSGVVAAPTWRRMLIPLLGGALVTLLSLVVGQPLRGHGTAGIIESIWVRSGRLPLPRALLRGLVSILAVAMGAPLGREGALLSTGAASGSSLAQWLGLNAGQTRLLVACGASAGMASAYNVPIGAALFGLEVLLGSFALELFGPIVVSCVVATLVSRVLIADHPSYVIPGYTLLHPRELLLALVLGLLLGGASALYVRGINAMSDLLDRVASWLAPFLPLLAMGVVGVVAVWLPQLLGNGYDAVNAALLGRMSLAMLLLLPLAKLALTSLCAGAGVPGGLFTPSLFFGALLGGAFGMLSERLFPGSAPSGAYALLGMGAVLAGTTHASVSAVLLIFELTGDYPLVLPLMLSAVVSAAISRRLEPESLYTSVLNRRNVRMPATIPHWLRQEGARALLKPVSKRVSPSAPFQEVVALLLELPAGEDLYVTDAEGRYRGALVLDELKGHLPDHSLLQATIAEDIMDTQVQPITPEMSLSEVAARFTQTALERLPVVDGGRRLLGTISKMDVLRQGTF from the coding sequence GTGACGCGGCGCTTCCACCACTCCGTGGGGGACTTCCTGCGGAGCCTCACGGGGATGGAGAAGCGCTTCTGGCTGCTGGTGGTGGCGGTGGGGCTCATCGCGGGGCTGGGCGCGGCGGGGCTGCTCAAGGTGCTGCGCTTCACCCAGGAGCTCTTCTGGCGCAGCGAGGCGGAGGACTTCCTGTCCGGCGTGGTGGCCGCGCCGACCTGGCGGCGCATGCTCATCCCCCTCCTGGGCGGGGCGCTGGTGACGCTGCTGTCGCTCGTGGTGGGGCAGCCCCTGCGAGGCCACGGCACCGCCGGCATCATCGAGTCCATCTGGGTCCGCTCCGGCCGCCTGCCCCTGCCGCGCGCGCTGCTGCGGGGGCTGGTCTCCATCCTGGCCGTGGCCATGGGCGCGCCGCTGGGCCGCGAGGGCGCGCTCCTGTCCACGGGGGCGGCGAGCGGCTCGTCGCTCGCGCAGTGGCTCGGGCTGAACGCGGGGCAGACGCGCCTGTTGGTGGCGTGTGGCGCGTCCGCGGGCATGGCGTCCGCGTACAACGTGCCCATCGGCGCGGCCCTCTTCGGGCTGGAGGTGCTGCTGGGCAGCTTCGCGCTGGAGCTGTTCGGCCCCATCGTCGTCTCGTGTGTGGTGGCGACGCTCGTCTCGCGCGTGCTCATCGCCGACCACCCCAGCTACGTCATCCCCGGCTACACGCTGCTGCACCCTCGCGAGCTGCTGCTCGCCCTGGTGCTGGGATTGCTGCTGGGCGGCGCGTCCGCGCTCTACGTGCGCGGCATCAACGCGATGTCGGACCTGCTGGACCGCGTCGCCTCCTGGCTCGCCCCGTTCCTGCCCTTGCTCGCGATGGGCGTCGTGGGTGTCGTCGCGGTGTGGCTGCCGCAGCTGTTGGGCAATGGCTATGACGCCGTCAACGCCGCGCTCCTGGGGCGGATGTCCCTGGCGATGCTCCTGCTGTTGCCCTTGGCGAAGCTGGCGCTGACGTCGCTGTGCGCGGGCGCGGGTGTCCCGGGCGGGCTCTTCACGCCCTCGCTGTTCTTCGGCGCCCTGCTGGGCGGCGCCTTTGGGATGCTGTCCGAGCGGCTGTTCCCAGGCAGCGCCCCCAGCGGCGCGTACGCCCTTCTGGGCATGGGCGCGGTGCTGGCGGGCACCACGCATGCGTCCGTGTCCGCGGTGCTGCTCATCTTCGAGCTCACCGGGGACTACCCGCTGGTGCTGCCGCTGATGCTCAGCGCGGTGGTGTCCGCGGCCATCAGCCGGCGGCTGGAGCCGGAGTCGCTCTACACCTCCGTGCTCAACCGCCGGAACGTGCGGATGCCGGCCACCATCCCCCACTGGCTGCGGCAGGAGGGGGCTCGCGCGCTGCTCAAGCCCGTGAGCAAGCGCGTCTCCCCGTCCGCCCCGTTCCAGGAGGTCGTCGCGCTGCTGCTGGAGCTCCCCGCGGGCGAGGACCTCTACGTCACCGACGCGGAGGGCCGCTACCGGGGCGCGCTGGTGCTGGACGAGCTCAAGGGCCACCTGCCGGACCACTCCCTGCTCCAGGCCACCATCGCGGAGGACATCATGGACACCCAGGTCCAGCCCATCACCCCGGAGATGTCGCTGAGCGAGGTCGCCGCCCGCTTCACCCAGACGGCGCTCGAGCGGCTGCCCGTGGTGGACGGCGGCCGGCGGCTGCTCGGAACCATCTCCAAGATGGACGTGTTGAGGCAGGGGACGTTCTAG
- a CDS encoding serine/threonine-protein kinase — MSEQDEVELRHALAEGLLSREECEALREEAARLGRRPLELLKERGRLSEETHASILRLMLREEDTRGPVASAVPSSDSPGPARVDTGRQAPGKDATLTMGKDPVRAAPGSTPEEPSFPVPGWEHYTPVRFLGQGGMGRVFLAWDTRLHRHIALKFVRGDEPELARRFVSEARAQARVTHPRVCEVYEVGEVQGRAYIAMRYVEGQPLQTLVDSLSVEQKARVLREAAEGVHAAHRAGLVHRDIKPSNILVERSSDGALSPYVMDFGLARDWKEGVTATGTVLGTPHYMSPEQARGEVARLDRRADVYSLGATLYALLTGTPPIPGENGLEVLGNIATVEPRPPRALDRDIPVDLEAITLKCLEKDRSARYGSARELAEDLGRFLDGEPVLARTGPGYRARKWLRKHRRAVAVGTGVVTVVLLALGQAVLARREVAQREALARRFTEQVERIEAQARYSGISPMHDTRQDREALSARMRELETAMRDAGPMGETSGHYALGRGALALDDDLRARSHLETAWKAGATEPRVAYSLALSLAHLYQQARLEAERQQDAATREVRLREATQRYGEPARDFLRKSEGAEVPAPEYVAALLAFLENRPEEALAKLDALGSRLPWFHEAPLLRGDILLMRGSGRWNKGSREGALSDFDEARRAYVHAADIGRSVPAVYRALAQLEGWALLVALYGQGDVPLQHARGVEAASKALALAPDDAEAHSLLAGFHRRLAEHQSRQGSDVEPVLEKALVSARRAVELRPDLPRVLHELAVVHWQRARFRQEKGLDPRDSLREAAAAFERIPAEARDYEFHADVGQVFRVWADHEEGGGGDPLPYREKAIAAHERAVAINALRPEAWINLGTESLARASHPRAVDPSGDLDKAAAALERAQSINPAHIAPWFYAGEVHLARAARHRDAGADPKPALTSALTAYEKGVAINPKLPPLHNGLGTVWFERAKDAWERGEDAEPALREALKAFDAAIALAPAQGYGQNNVGEAHAWRATMRVLEGQSPAVEVLAARSALKDALARIPDLPQPWMNLGTALQAEAAWALKQGHRPGSVLEESLKSLRRALELNPKQAQAWRVLGDALALRGGQDFAEAEQAFQRAVELEPTQPEHLVALGRFCLERGLSPGGRATLERGLSHVDKALSLRAEWPRARALRAGLALALAAPAPGEGRGESESQRQARALLSGALDDNRHLLKEWSRWLTPSSGPAAVSR, encoded by the coding sequence ATGAGCGAGCAAGACGAAGTCGAGCTGCGCCATGCACTCGCGGAAGGACTCCTCTCCCGTGAGGAGTGCGAAGCCCTTCGTGAGGAGGCGGCGCGTCTGGGCCGCAGGCCGCTGGAGTTGCTGAAGGAGCGAGGCCGGCTGTCCGAGGAAACCCATGCCTCCATCCTTCGCCTGATGCTCCGTGAGGAGGACACGCGAGGCCCCGTGGCTTCCGCTGTTCCTTCCTCCGACAGCCCGGGCCCGGCGCGGGTGGACACGGGACGGCAGGCCCCCGGCAAGGACGCGACGCTGACGATGGGGAAGGACCCGGTCCGCGCTGCTCCTGGGTCCACCCCGGAGGAGCCCTCCTTCCCCGTCCCGGGATGGGAGCACTACACGCCTGTCCGCTTCCTGGGGCAGGGCGGCATGGGCCGCGTGTTCCTCGCGTGGGACACCCGGCTGCACCGCCACATCGCGCTCAAGTTCGTGCGCGGAGATGAGCCGGAGCTGGCCCGCCGGTTCGTCTCCGAGGCCCGCGCCCAGGCCCGGGTGACACACCCTCGCGTCTGCGAGGTGTACGAAGTCGGCGAGGTCCAAGGCCGCGCCTACATCGCCATGCGGTACGTGGAGGGGCAGCCGCTCCAGACGCTCGTGGACTCGCTCAGCGTCGAGCAGAAGGCCCGCGTGCTGCGCGAGGCCGCGGAGGGTGTGCACGCCGCCCATCGCGCGGGGCTCGTCCATCGCGACATCAAGCCCTCCAACATCCTCGTGGAGCGGTCCTCCGACGGAGCACTGTCGCCCTACGTCATGGACTTCGGGCTCGCGCGAGACTGGAAGGAGGGTGTCACCGCGACGGGCACCGTGCTCGGCACGCCGCACTACATGTCACCGGAGCAGGCGCGCGGCGAGGTGGCCCGGTTGGACCGGCGCGCGGATGTCTACAGCCTGGGCGCCACGCTCTATGCGCTGCTGACCGGAACACCGCCCATCCCCGGGGAGAATGGCCTGGAGGTGCTGGGCAACATCGCCACCGTGGAGCCTCGGCCTCCCCGCGCGTTGGACCGCGACATCCCCGTGGACCTGGAGGCCATCACCCTCAAGTGTCTGGAGAAGGACCGCTCCGCGCGCTACGGCTCCGCGCGAGAGCTGGCCGAGGACCTGGGCCGCTTCCTCGACGGTGAGCCTGTCCTCGCGCGCACCGGCCCCGGCTATCGCGCGCGCAAGTGGCTGCGCAAGCACCGCCGCGCTGTCGCCGTGGGCACCGGTGTCGTCACCGTGGTGTTGCTCGCGCTGGGGCAGGCGGTGCTCGCGCGTCGGGAGGTGGCGCAGCGAGAGGCCCTGGCCCGCCGCTTCACGGAGCAGGTGGAGCGCATCGAGGCCCAGGCCCGCTACTCGGGCATCTCCCCCATGCACGACACGCGTCAGGACCGCGAGGCCCTGAGCGCACGCATGCGCGAGCTGGAGACGGCGATGCGCGACGCGGGCCCGATGGGGGAGACCTCGGGCCACTACGCACTGGGGCGCGGCGCCCTCGCGCTCGATGATGACCTGCGCGCGCGGAGTCACCTGGAGACCGCGTGGAAGGCGGGGGCCACGGAGCCTCGTGTCGCGTACTCCCTGGCGCTGTCCCTGGCGCATCTGTATCAACAGGCCCGACTGGAGGCGGAGCGGCAGCAGGACGCGGCGACGCGCGAGGTCCGGCTGCGCGAGGCCACCCAGCGCTACGGTGAGCCCGCTCGCGACTTCCTGCGCAAGAGCGAGGGCGCGGAGGTCCCCGCTCCCGAGTACGTCGCCGCGCTGCTGGCCTTCCTCGAGAACCGTCCCGAGGAAGCCCTGGCGAAGCTGGACGCGCTGGGTTCGAGGCTCCCCTGGTTCCATGAAGCCCCGCTGCTCCGCGGCGACATCCTGCTGATGCGAGGCTCGGGCCGCTGGAACAAGGGGAGCCGCGAGGGCGCGCTCTCGGACTTCGACGAGGCACGGCGGGCCTATGTCCACGCGGCGGACATCGGCCGCAGTGTCCCCGCGGTGTATCGCGCGCTCGCGCAGTTGGAGGGCTGGGCGCTCCTGGTGGCGCTCTACGGACAGGGGGACGTCCCGCTCCAACACGCCCGAGGCGTGGAGGCCGCGTCGAAGGCCCTGGCGCTGGCGCCCGACGACGCGGAGGCCCACTCACTGCTGGCGGGCTTCCACCGCCGCCTCGCGGAGCACCAGTCGCGGCAGGGGAGCGACGTGGAGCCTGTGCTGGAGAAGGCCCTGGTGTCCGCGCGCCGGGCGGTGGAGCTGCGTCCGGACCTGCCGAGGGTCCTGCATGAGCTGGCCGTCGTCCACTGGCAGCGGGCGCGCTTCCGGCAGGAGAAGGGGTTGGATCCACGCGACTCCCTGCGCGAGGCCGCCGCCGCCTTCGAGCGCATCCCCGCCGAGGCCCGCGACTACGAGTTCCACGCGGACGTGGGGCAGGTGTTCCGCGTCTGGGCGGACCACGAAGAGGGCGGAGGGGGTGATCCGCTGCCTTATCGCGAGAAGGCGATTGCCGCGCACGAGCGCGCCGTCGCCATCAACGCGCTCCGGCCAGAGGCGTGGATCAACCTGGGCACCGAGTCCCTTGCCCGTGCCTCGCATCCGCGCGCCGTGGACCCCTCGGGGGACCTGGACAAGGCCGCGGCGGCGCTGGAGCGCGCGCAGTCCATCAACCCAGCGCACATCGCGCCATGGTTCTACGCGGGCGAGGTGCACCTGGCCCGCGCCGCGCGGCACCGCGACGCGGGCGCGGATCCAAAGCCCGCGCTGACGAGCGCCCTGACGGCCTACGAGAAGGGCGTGGCCATCAACCCGAAGCTGCCGCCGCTGCACAACGGCTTGGGCACCGTCTGGTTCGAGCGCGCCAAGGACGCCTGGGAGCGAGGCGAGGACGCGGAGCCCGCGCTGCGCGAGGCCCTGAAGGCCTTCGACGCGGCCATCGCCCTGGCCCCCGCGCAGGGCTACGGACAGAACAACGTGGGCGAGGCCCACGCCTGGCGCGCGACGATGCGGGTGCTCGAAGGACAGTCGCCCGCGGTGGAGGTGCTCGCCGCGCGCTCGGCGCTGAAGGACGCCCTGGCGAGGATTCCCGACCTGCCTCAGCCCTGGATGAACCTGGGCACCGCGCTCCAGGCCGAGGCCGCCTGGGCCTTGAAGCAAGGCCACCGGCCCGGCTCCGTGCTGGAGGAGTCCCTGAAGTCCCTGCGCCGCGCGTTGGAGCTCAACCCCAAGCAGGCACAGGCGTGGCGGGTCCTGGGGGACGCGCTGGCTCTCCGTGGGGGACAGGACTTCGCGGAGGCGGAGCAGGCCTTCCAACGCGCCGTCGAGCTGGAGCCCACGCAGCCCGAGCACCTCGTGGCGCTCGGGCGCTTCTGTCTGGAGCGGGGCCTGTCTCCCGGAGGCCGGGCGACGCTGGAGCGAGGGCTCTCCCACGTGGACAAGGCCCTGTCCCTGCGCGCGGAGTGGCCCCGCGCGCGCGCCCTCCGCGCCGGGCTGGCGCTGGCCTTGGCTGCTCCGGCCCCGGGGGAGGGCCGTGGTGAGTCGGAGTCCCAGCGTCAGGCGCGAGCACTCTTGTCCGGCGCGCTCGACGACAACCGGCACTTGCTGAAGGAGTGGAGCCGGTGGCTCACCCCTTCGAGCGGACCCGCCGCCGTCTCGCGGTAG
- a CDS encoding ankyrin repeat domain-containing protein → MSTALLEAVAQNDVASVRKEVVSADWNVRDEFGRTALSLAASRAGEHSTEVLQVLLDAGADVNQAQGSDSDEEQGWTALHQACIKGSFPKALDAVTLLLARGAKADGSSTAAVVSPLELALTTHHLGIAEALLKAGARPDAVSKRGMAPLHQVVALFRERTGSGKYKAGEVAKMAVDAVKLLLAHGAKPGTLDSKGETALAHALLAKMPEDFILALVNAGAPLDGWVDLGTPPEKVLVTPASMAVGLGQPVSVIVAMLKTGLDTTKPVAPDAQNLMHYAAMKRFDALQMILEHRPQQDVNVRDESGATPLFLASWVGISSAVKALLEKGANPNLPDAGGNMPLHTAAKNDHDSIVKLLLAAGADKSARNENGQTAEDRARAEGNTTVANLLSGA, encoded by the coding sequence ATGTCCACCGCCCTGCTCGAAGCCGTTGCCCAGAACGATGTCGCCTCCGTGCGGAAGGAAGTCGTGTCCGCGGACTGGAATGTCCGGGACGAGTTCGGGCGGACCGCGCTGAGCCTGGCGGCTTCGCGCGCGGGCGAGCACTCGACGGAGGTGCTCCAGGTGCTGCTCGACGCGGGCGCGGACGTGAACCAGGCGCAGGGCTCCGACAGCGACGAGGAGCAGGGGTGGACGGCGCTGCACCAGGCCTGCATCAAGGGCTCCTTCCCCAAGGCCCTGGACGCGGTGACGCTGCTGCTGGCGCGTGGCGCCAAGGCGGACGGGAGCAGCACGGCGGCGGTGGTGTCGCCGCTGGAGCTGGCGCTCACCACGCACCACCTGGGCATCGCGGAGGCGCTGCTGAAGGCGGGCGCCCGGCCCGACGCGGTGAGCAAGCGGGGCATGGCTCCGCTGCACCAGGTGGTCGCGCTGTTCCGCGAGCGCACCGGGAGCGGCAAGTACAAGGCGGGAGAGGTGGCGAAGATGGCCGTCGACGCCGTCAAGCTGTTGCTCGCCCACGGGGCGAAGCCGGGGACGCTGGACTCGAAGGGTGAGACGGCGCTGGCCCATGCCCTGCTCGCCAAGATGCCGGAGGACTTCATCCTGGCGCTGGTGAACGCGGGCGCGCCGCTGGACGGGTGGGTGGACCTGGGCACGCCGCCCGAGAAGGTGCTCGTCACCCCCGCGTCCATGGCCGTGGGCCTGGGCCAGCCGGTGTCCGTGATTGTCGCCATGCTGAAGACGGGGCTGGACACCACGAAGCCCGTCGCGCCGGACGCGCAGAACCTGATGCACTACGCGGCGATGAAGCGCTTCGACGCGCTCCAGATGATTCTGGAGCACCGGCCCCAGCAGGACGTCAACGTGCGCGATGAGTCCGGGGCCACGCCGCTGTTCCTGGCGTCGTGGGTGGGCATCTCCTCCGCGGTGAAGGCGCTGCTGGAGAAGGGCGCCAACCCGAACCTCCCGGACGCTGGCGGCAACATGCCGCTGCACACCGCGGCGAAGAACGACCACGACTCCATCGTCAAGCTGCTGCTGGCGGCGGGCGCGGACAAGAGCGCGCGCAACGAGAACGGGCAGACGGCGGAGGACCGGGCCCGCGCCGAGGGCAACACGACGGTGGCGAACCTCCTGAGCGGCGCCTGA
- a CDS encoding ornithine cyclodeaminase family protein translates to MSTLILSAKELRGLYTVQLGLDAVERAFRAHGRGESLMPPKVYLSLPQYDGDFRAMPAFLDGAAGVKWVNAHPQNPKKHGLPTVRALYILSDPDTASPLAILDGTLLTAWRTGCAGGVASKYLAKPQPRTLGLVGCGVQARVLIDAHRALFGELELLLADASEAAAKALQAEKGGRVVSLQEASGADIVCTSTPSRTPVVKREWLQPGAHINAMGADAPGKQELDPRILTEGRVFIDDTEQALHSGEVNVPLHDGLLSADRIAGTLGEVVAGKKPGRTGDEVTVFDSTGLALQDVALARALYEVARAKGVGQSLDIVGG, encoded by the coding sequence ATGTCCACTCTCATCCTCAGCGCCAAGGAGCTGCGCGGCCTCTACACCGTCCAGCTTGGCCTCGACGCCGTCGAGCGGGCCTTCCGCGCCCACGGCCGCGGCGAGTCCCTCATGCCCCCCAAGGTGTACCTCTCGCTGCCGCAGTACGACGGCGACTTCCGCGCCATGCCCGCGTTCCTCGACGGCGCGGCCGGAGTGAAGTGGGTCAACGCCCATCCCCAGAACCCCAAGAAGCACGGCCTGCCCACCGTGCGCGCCCTCTACATCCTCAGCGACCCCGACACCGCGTCGCCCCTGGCCATCCTCGACGGCACCCTCCTCACCGCGTGGCGCACCGGCTGCGCCGGCGGCGTGGCCTCCAAGTACCTGGCGAAGCCCCAGCCCCGCACCCTCGGGCTCGTCGGCTGCGGCGTCCAGGCCCGCGTCCTCATCGACGCCCACCGCGCCCTCTTCGGCGAGCTGGAGCTGCTCCTCGCCGACGCCTCCGAGGCCGCCGCCAAGGCCCTCCAGGCCGAGAAGGGCGGTCGCGTCGTCAGCCTCCAGGAAGCCTCCGGCGCGGACATCGTCTGCACCTCCACGCCCTCCCGCACCCCCGTGGTGAAGCGCGAGTGGCTCCAGCCCGGCGCCCACATCAACGCCATGGGCGCGGACGCCCCCGGCAAGCAGGAGCTGGACCCGCGCATCCTCACCGAGGGCCGCGTCTTCATCGACGACACCGAGCAGGCCCTCCACTCCGGCGAGGTCAACGTCCCCCTCCACGACGGCCTGCTCAGCGCCGACCGCATCGCCGGAACCCTGGGCGAGGTCGTCGCCGGCAAGAAGCCCGGCCGCACGGGTGACGAAGTCACCGTGTTCGACTCCACCGGCCTCGCCCTCCAGGACGTCGCGCTCGCCCGCGCCCTCTACGAGGTCGCCCGCGCCAAGGGCGTCGGCCAGTCGCTCGACATCGTCGGCGGCTGA
- a CDS encoding Ig-like domain-containing protein encodes MSTRVLTSWRRVRPQAFVGLWALCVAFLSTPSSAQTQTNSQSTQRAINFLSADVVTWVNENNCAACHRVGASTYGMAAARANGYDMTVVAANGRTNQANLETLGQRIRNEQLPDGSWIHTGNAFRNEKTSFATFGLAGYDQNVSTQYSSALVAAANWALATQEASGRWVSDHASYPVDHGSVPTTSRIMTGIAQAKQRVDPARAAQYQAALDRAAAYLRANLDNPDTSAPGNGMPYTFQVAWAVVGLKAAGPGPSNANTAAIDTLANRLLTRTSPGNPGWGDLPNAAANDVATGSAIYALCLAGREPATDPRVRSSIEWLKTRQASDGSWRTGSATFDIPTTFASLGLSCYGDFSVHVKVVGDARKELAIGSQQAQQVTFTFNVKNHGYQADTYTLSTTGGLPGWASFPTPVSLFLPAGDDANVTVTVTAPANLLPSLLSEFTLVATSGGAPGVSGSARATAYTPPLPPVTGLPTTTLIQTPAVNAHIIIGNGNVLSARVRDSANLPVTGPNRGVVTFYVAGIPVGGDADVDGDGLFTFNWVPPTDTWTITGPQDFRAVYSGVERTPPLANLLGSTDSRTVIIDEFPHLTPMVTIGNPPAYTRETTLDIWGYATPRAPGAVVTYAAFIINGSTTIPLTPGNGGLVYTTITLQEGPNIIQLTARDSFGGVTTKQVNLTVDRVAPILTIVSPTNGASVSNLNVTVTSSVQDQTPVTVETQWVAKSLLEFGNGTVEHTVPMNAGNQVILVRATDSAFNVTEKLLTLWVDPGQPTVTTNPGDGQLYGPLANHALNYTVNVQSLSATTVRINGGAPMAVARGGGAVQTTLTLNPGVNNLSIITTSETGVTTTTTRTVRYDVQAPTATLLSPTEGGTASGTITLRARVTDNFSTVSNVGFSRDMSGIRAGSLQADGTWTAALDTRELLDGAHTIDVWTSDSVGNSTVQRFNFFVDN; translated from the coding sequence ATGTCCACCCGTGTCCTCACGTCGTGGCGTCGCGTGCGTCCGCAGGCCTTCGTCGGCCTGTGGGCGCTGTGCGTCGCCTTCCTGTCCACGCCGTCCTCGGCGCAGACACAAACCAACTCGCAGTCCACCCAGCGCGCCATCAACTTCCTCAGCGCGGACGTCGTCACCTGGGTCAACGAGAACAACTGCGCGGCCTGCCACCGCGTGGGTGCCAGCACCTACGGCATGGCCGCCGCGCGGGCCAACGGCTACGACATGACCGTCGTCGCGGCCAACGGCCGGACGAACCAGGCCAACCTGGAGACCCTGGGCCAGCGCATCCGGAACGAGCAATTGCCCGACGGCTCGTGGATTCACACCGGCAACGCCTTCCGCAACGAGAAGACGTCCTTCGCGACCTTCGGCCTCGCCGGGTATGACCAGAACGTCTCCACGCAGTACAGCTCCGCCCTCGTCGCCGCGGCCAACTGGGCGCTGGCCACGCAGGAGGCGAGCGGCCGGTGGGTGTCGGACCACGCCAGCTACCCCGTGGACCACGGCAGCGTGCCCACCACCTCGCGCATCATGACGGGCATCGCCCAGGCCAAGCAGCGCGTGGACCCCGCGCGCGCCGCGCAGTACCAGGCCGCGCTGGACCGCGCCGCGGCCTACCTGCGCGCCAACCTGGACAACCCGGACACCAGCGCCCCCGGCAACGGCATGCCCTACACCTTCCAGGTCGCCTGGGCCGTGGTGGGCCTGAAGGCCGCGGGCCCCGGCCCCTCCAACGCGAACACGGCCGCCATCGACACGCTGGCCAACCGCCTGCTCACGCGCACCTCGCCGGGCAACCCGGGCTGGGGCGACTTGCCCAACGCCGCCGCCAACGACGTGGCCACCGGCAGCGCCATCTACGCGCTGTGCCTCGCCGGCCGCGAGCCCGCCACGGACCCGCGCGTGCGCAGCAGCATCGAGTGGCTGAAGACGCGCCAGGCCTCGGACGGCAGCTGGCGCACGGGCTCCGCGACGTTCGACATCCCCACCACCTTCGCGTCCCTGGGCCTGTCCTGCTACGGCGACTTCAGCGTGCACGTCAAAGTCGTTGGAGACGCGCGCAAGGAGCTGGCCATCGGCTCGCAGCAGGCGCAGCAGGTCACCTTCACCTTCAACGTGAAGAACCACGGCTACCAGGCGGACACGTACACGCTCAGCACCACCGGCGGCCTGCCCGGCTGGGCCTCCTTCCCCACGCCCGTCAGCCTCTTCCTGCCCGCGGGTGACGACGCGAACGTCACCGTCACCGTCACCGCGCCCGCGAACCTGCTGCCCTCGCTGCTGTCGGAGTTCACGCTCGTCGCCACCTCGGGCGGCGCGCCCGGCGTGTCGGGCTCCGCTCGCGCCACCGCGTACACCCCGCCCCTGCCGCCCGTCACGGGCCTGCCCACCACCACCCTCATCCAGACGCCCGCCGTCAACGCGCACATCATCATCGGCAACGGCAACGTGCTGTCCGCGCGCGTGCGGGACTCCGCCAACCTGCCCGTCACCGGCCCCAACCGGGGCGTCGTCACCTTCTACGTCGCGGGCATCCCCGTGGGCGGAGACGCGGACGTGGATGGAGATGGCCTGTTCACCTTCAACTGGGTGCCGCCCACCGACACGTGGACCATCACCGGCCCGCAGGACTTCCGCGCCGTCTACTCCGGCGTGGAGCGCACACCGCCCCTGGCCAACCTGCTGGGCAGCACCGACTCGCGCACCGTCATCATCGACGAGTTCCCGCACCTGACGCCCATGGTCACCATCGGCAACCCGCCGGCCTACACCCGCGAGACGACGCTGGACATCTGGGGCTACGCCACGCCGCGCGCCCCGGGCGCCGTCGTCACGTACGCGGCCTTCATCATCAACGGCTCCACCACCATCCCGCTCACCCCGGGCAACGGCGGCCTCGTCTACACCACCATCACCCTGCAGGAAGGCCCCAACATCATCCAGCTCACCGCGCGCGACAGCTTCGGCGGGGTCACCACCAAGCAGGTCAACCTCACCGTGGACCGCGTGGCGCCCATCCTCACCATCGTCTCGCCCACGAACGGCGCCTCGGTGAGCAACCTCAACGTCACGGTGACGTCGTCGGTGCAGGACCAGACGCCGGTGACGGTGGAGACGCAGTGGGTGGCGAAGTCACTGCTCGAGTTCGGCAACGGCACGGTGGAGCACACCGTCCCGATGAACGCGGGCAACCAGGTCATCCTGGTGCGCGCCACGGACAGCGCCTTCAACGTGACGGAGAAGCTGCTCACCCTCTGGGTGGACCCCGGCCAGCCGACCGTGACGACCAACCCCGGTGACGGGCAGCTCTACGGGCCGCTGGCGAACCACGCGCTCAACTACACCGTCAACGTCCAGTCCCTGTCCGCGACGACGGTGCGCATCAACGGCGGCGCGCCCATGGCGGTGGCTCGCGGCGGCGGCGCGGTGCAGACGACGCTCACGCTCAACCCGGGCGTCAACAACCTCAGCATCATCACCACCAGCGAGACGGGCGTCACCACCACCACCACGCGCACGGTGCGCTACGACGTGCAGGCCCCCACCGCCACGCTGCTCTCCCCCACCGAGGGAGGCACCGCCAGCGGCACCATCACCCTGCGCGCCCGCGTCACCGACAACTTCAGCACGGTGAGCAACGTCGGCTTCAGCCGGGACATGTCCGGCATCCGCGCGGGCTCGCTCCAGGCGGATGGCACGTGGACGGCGGCGCTCGACACCCGTGAGCTGCTGGATGGCGCGCACACCATCGACGTCTGGACGAGCGACAGCGTGGGCAACTCCACCGTCCAGCGCTTCAACTTCTTCGTCGACAACTGA